TTTGTTATAATAAAAAGATGTGGTGACCGCATGACAAAGAAAAAAGATCTTTAATTTATGATACACTACTTCAAATATCTGATTCTTCATTATTTATCAGGCAAAACTAAATGAAGAATCATGCTTCTCATTTAGTCGATTATCCCCTTGAAGCCAATGTCTTTTCGATAAAATGTACCCGCTGTGTCCGCTTTATCTAAAAGTCTGTACACAGCTTTTTGTGCTTCACGCAATGTTTTACCACTTGCTTCTACAAGATAAATACGCCCACCAGTTGAAACCAACTGATCTTCATGTCCTTTCACTCCAGCATAATAAATATGCGCTGTATTTAAGTCAGAAAAATTAGGAATTTGATGTCCTTTTTCATAAGCATCAGGATAGCCCGCTGCCGCGACGACAACGCCTAAACTATAGCCTTCTTTTTTCCATTCAACTTTTGGCTGCCGTCCGTTCAGTAAATCATCAACAATTTCAGCAAAGTCGCTTTCTAAACGTTGTAAAACAACTTGGGTCTCTGGATCACCAAATCGAGCATTAAACTCAATTACTTTAGGTCCCTGTTCGGTCGCAATCAAACCAGTATATAAGATCCCTGTAAACGACCTTCCTTCAGCTGCCAAACCTCGGACTGTCGGCTTCACGATCGTTTCAATTGCGTCGTTAACCATTTCATCAGGAATTTGAGGTACCGGAGCATAAGCACCCATTCCACCAGTATTTGGTCCCCTATCTCCTTCATATGCCTGTTTATGATCTTGAGCTATTACCATTGGATAGACTTCTTGTTCTCTTACAAAAGCCAATAAGGAGAATTCTTCTCCACTAAGAAACTCTTCGATCACTACTTTTGCACCGCTTGCCCCGAATTTATTATGTTCAAGCATATCTTTTAATGCTGCAAGCGCTGATTCAACGTCCTGCGCTACAATAACCCCTTTACCAGCTGCCAAACCATCTGCTTTAATAACAATCGGTGTGCCTTTTTCAAGTACATAGGCCTTTGCCTCTTCATAATTAGTAAAAGTCCGATGATCTGCTGTAGGAATCTCATAGTTGTTCATTAATTCTTTAGCAAAATCTTTTGACCCTTCAATTAATGCGGCGGCTTTCAAAGGACCAAATGCCAGTAAGCCCGCCGCAGTAAAATCATCAATAATCCCATTCAATAATGGCTGTTCAGGTCCAACAAACGTCCAATCGATCGCATTTTCCTTAGCAAATTTAATCAATTCAGGATGGTCATCTTCCACAATATCTACCAACTGAATCCCCTCTTTTTTCATCCCAGCATTTCCTTTAGCACAAAAAACTGTCGTTACTTTAGGACTCTGAATCAGTTTTTGGGCAATTGCGTGTTCTCTGCCGCCGCTTCCAATGACTAAAATTGTTAATCCCATCAAATTCTCCTTTTTAATGTCTAAAGTGTCTGATCTTTGTAAACACCATGGCGATACCGTATTGATCTGCCATGTCGATTGATTCTTGGTCTTTGATACTACCTCCTGGTTGCACGATCGCCTTGATTCCATGCTTGCCAGCATATTCCACACTATCTCCCATCGGGAAAAAAGCATCGCTAGCTAAGACAGTTCCGTCAAGTACTTTACCAGCTTGCTCTATTGCTATTTGGACTGAACCAACCCGATTCATTTGTCCAGCACCAATGCCTAATGTTTGGTGAGCATTTGCTACAACGATGGCATTACTTTTTACATGCTTGACTGTTTTCCAGGCGAATTCCAACGCTGCCAGTTCCTCACTTGTTGGTTGTCTCTTCGTTACAACCTGCCAGTCTTGTGTGTGTTCTTTTACAAGATCCTGATGTTGAATCAGTAGTCCACCTAAGACAGAAACTTTTTCATCTTCCACAGCTTGTTCTTTTTGAGTAAAATCCAATGTCATCAAGCGTAGATTTTTTTTACTACTTAATAATTCAAATGCTTCTTTTGAAAAACTTGGGGCAATGATAATTTCGAGAAATAGTTCATGCATTTTTTTAGCAGTCTGCCCATCAACTTCACGGTTCAAAACAATGATCCCACCAAAAATTGAAACTGGATCTGCTGCATAGGCATATTGATAAGCCTCATTGATTGTTTCACCAATTCCGATTCCGCAGGGATTCATATGCTTAACAGCTACCACAGCTGGCTGATCAAATTCTCTGGAAATCCGAATCGCCGCATCAGCATCTTTGATGTTATTATAAGATAATTCTTTTCCATGTAGCTGTTTCGCACTGGCAATTGAAAAAGAGACCGGCAACGCGTCTTGGTAAAAGGCTGCACGTTGATGACTATTTTCTCCATATCGTAACACTTGCTTCAGATCATAAGTGAGCGTTAGTGATTCAGGTTCTTTTTCATCCACGGCATCCGTTAAATAGCCTGCAATCAAAGCATCGTATGCTGCAGTATGGCGAAAGACCTTGGCTGCAAGTTTTTGTCTGCTTTCTAAAGTCGTCTCACCAGCGTTAGAAAGCTCTGACAGCACAAGATCATAATCATTAGGATCAACAACAACTGTCACAAATTGGTGATTTTTGGCAGCACTTCTTAACATACTTGGTCCACCGATATCAATATTTTCAATGGCCTGATCTTGCGTTACATCAGCTTTCAAAATCGTTTCTTTAAAGGGGTATAGATTCACACAAACAAAATCGATTGGTTGAATACCATAGGTTTCCATCGCTTCCACATGTGCACTCAAATCTCGACGTCCCAACAATCCGCCATGAATTTTTGGGTGCAGCGTTTTGACCCGCCCATCCATCATCTCTGGAAAATCTGTAACCTCTTCAATGGAAATAGTTGGAATACCAGCTTGCTCAAGAGCAGCTTTCGTGCCTCCAGTAGAAATAATTTCTATTCCTTGATCCGCTAATCCTTTAGCAAAATCAGTAACGCCTGTTTTATCCGAAACACTGATCAACGCTCTTTTTTTTATCATGAATGACTCTCTCCCTGCTGATTTTTAATAAGTTTTGCTAAGACATTTGGATATAGTTTATGCTCTACTTTATGGATTTTTTTCTCTAAAGAATCCAGGCTGTCTGTTTCTTTGATCTCTACTTTTTCTTGGGCTATGATCGGTCCCGTATCAACACCATCATCTACATAATGGATGGTCACACCTGTTTCAGAAACATTTGCAGAAAACGCATCTCTGATACCATGCAAACCAGGAAAATTCGGTAACAGTGAGGGATGGATATTGATCATGCGATTTGAAAATACTTCCAGCAAAGTCGGGCCGATAATTCGCATGTATCCTGCCAAAATGACTAAGTCAATCTGCTCTTCCTCAAGTAAATGAAGAATTTCTGCTTCATACATCGCTTTTGAGGCAAAATCATTTGGCGAAAAAGAAATCACCGGAATCAACATTGATTTTGCTCGTTGAACAACATAGGCATCTTTTTTATCACAAAACAGTAACGTAATTTCTGCATCGATTATTCCTGCTGCTACGGCTTCAGCAATTGCTTGAAAGTTGCTGCCGTTCCCTGAGGCAAATACCGCTAGTTTCATTGTTACACCTCTTTAAAAACAATCGCTTGTTTCTCCTTGGTCGTAACTCTTCCAATCACATAACTTGGTTCGTTAAGTTCACTTAAGATCGTCTGTACATCAGCAACTTTATCAGGAGAAATAGACAAAACCATGCCAATGCCCATATTAAAAATCTCATACATTTCCATTTTAGGAATTTGACCATACTTTTCTAATGCTGTAAAAATCGGCAACGACGGCCAAGTTCCAAGGTAAATTTCCGCAGATAAGTCTTGCGGCAACATTCGAGGAATATTCTCTACAAAACCACCACCAGTAATGTGAGCAATACCGTTCACTAGTTCCTGTTTTACTAGCGGTAGTATCGTTTTTACATAGATTTTAGTTGGGGTTAAAAGTTCAGTTCCTAAGTTTTTTTCGTTTAGCTCCGGAAGAACACTTTCTCCAGTTAGCTGATGCGTTTCAAAGAAAATTTTTCGGACTAACGAGTAACCATTTGAATGAATACCACTAGAAGATAATCCAATCAAGACGTCTCCTTTTTGAATCGCATTTCCAGTGATCAACTGACTTTTTTCAGCAATACCAACAGCAAATCCAGCTAGATCATATTCATTCTCATTATACATTCCCGGCATTTCAGCGGTTTCACCGCCAATCAAAGCAGCTCCAGCTTGTATGCAGCCCTCAGCTATCCCTGCAACGACTTGTTCCAAACGGTCAGGTTGATTCTTCCCGGTGGCAATATAATCTAGAAAATACAGCGGCTCAGCACCTTGAGCAACGATATCATTCACGCACATTGCCACGCAATCGATTCCTATCGTATCATGTTTATTTTCTTGAAAGGCAACCATCAATTTAGTCCCAACCCCATCTGTTCCCGAAATTAAGACAGGTTCCTTCACTTCCACCGTACTTAAATCAAAGCAACCGCCAAAACCGCCAAGTGTTCCCATCACACCTAGACGTTCTGTTTTTTTCACATGCTTTTTGATTCTATCGACTACTTCATAGCCAGCTTCAACATCTACACCAGCTCTTGCATAGGCATTTGCCACTCAAGTTCCTCCTAACTATTATCAAAAATAAATCTACGTTTTTTTAAGCGAAACTACTTTTTTCTTTCAACGAGGCTCTGTATTTCTCTTCATAATCATATAATGGTGTTGGGTAATCACCATTGAAATAGGCCATACACAAGCCAGAATATGGCGCATCGTACGTCAGTCCGATGGCATCGATCAAGCCTTGCTCACTCAAAAAGCATAAGGAATCAGCCGTAATCAACTGCTCAATTTCAGATACTGAATGATTCGCTGCGATCAATTCTTTTCTCGTCTGAATATCGATGCCATAAAAACAAGGAAATCTTAATGGCGGCGAAGCAATTCTAACATGAACTTCTTTTGCACCTGCTTCTTTAAGTAGTTCAACGATGCGGCGGCTTGTCGTTCCCCGAACTAACGAATCATCAACCATGATCACTCTTTTTCCTTCTACTACACCACGGACAGCCGAAAGTTTCATTCTAACACCTTGTTCTCGCAGCTCTTGCGTGGGTTGGATAAACGTGCGCGCAATATACTGATTTTTCACTAAACCCATTTCATATGGAATACCACTAGCCTCAGCATAGCCGCTTGCAGCTGAAAGGGAAGAATTAGGGACGCCAACAACCATATCTGCTTCGATCGGTGCTTCTTGTGCCAAACGTTTGCCCATATTTTTGCGTGCAGTGTGAACGTTCACGCCAGCTATATTGGAATCTGGTCTAGCAAAATAAATATATTCCATTGAGCAAATCGCATATTGTGTGTCGTCTGTATAGGTTTCTACTTTGTACCCAGAATCATCGATGATGATCACCTCTCCTGGTCCTACATCGCGAACAAAAGTAGCACCAATCACTTCTAGTGCACAGGTTTCGCTGGCAATCACATACGCCCCATTTTTCATTTGACCAATCGATAACGGTCGAAAAGCATTAGGATCCAATGCTGCGATCATTGCAGTCTCAGTCATCAATAAGTAAGCAAAACCACCTTTGACTGTTCGTAAGCTTTCTTTCAGACACTCGATGAACGTCGGCTGTTTGCTACGGCGAATCAAATGCATCAAAATCTCAGTATCCGAGTTTGAATGAAAAATTGCTCCGTCTTGTTCTAATTCGTTTCTTAGGCTTTTGGCGTTGGTTAAATTGCCATTATGCGCCAAACCACAGGCACCATCATAAAATTTAAACAAAAATGGCTGAATATTATCCACACTACCGTTTCCAGCGGTTGCGTAGCGAACATGCCCGATGGCAGAACTTCCGCTCAACGACCTTAAAGAACGATCATCTTTAAACACCTCAGAAAGCAAACCTAGCCCCCGATAACCATTTAATTTTCCGTTATGATTCGAGACAATCCCAGCACCTTCTTGCCCTCGATGTTGTAAACTATGCAACCCAAAGTAAGTTACACGAGCTGCATCTTGATGTCCCCAGATACCAAAAATACCACATTCCTCATTTAAACTTTTCACTTCATAAGACATGGAATCGCTTCCTCCCACAACGCTTTGGCTGTTTGTGTCAACACTTCGATTTTTTGATTGTTCATTTGTATACTAATCGTTCCGTCATCCGTTACTTTCCCAATAAACTGTGCCCGACCATCGACCATTTCTTCAAACTTTTCCTGATTTTCTGGTTTGATCGACACAACGAATCTAGACTGGGTTTCAGAAAAGAGCAGAACTACAGGCATATCCAACACTGCATCGATACCTAAACCATTTTTAAAGACTGATTCAGCCAAAGCAACACCTAAACCACCGTCAGAACAATCATGGGCACTTTCGATTAAACTCGCTCTGATTGCAGCTAACATCAATTGCTGAATGTCCTTTTCAATCGCTAAGTCAAAATCCATTAATTTTCCTTCAATCAAGCCAAGGGTCATCTTTTGTAGCTCACTACCATTAAAATCCGCTTTTGTTTCTCCTAAGACATAAATTAGATCCCCGCTATTTTTAAAATCTTGTGTTGTAATATCCGCTAAATCATCGATCAAGCCTACCATTCCAATCACTGGGGTCGGATAAATGGCTTGTCCATTTGTTTCATTATATAAAGATACATTTCCCGAAATCACTGGAGTCTCCAAAACTTCACACGCCTTAGCAATTCCGTCAGCCGAAGTCCAAAGCTCCCAGAATACCTCTGGTTTATCTGGCGAGCCATAGTTTAAACAATCTGTAATCGCCAAAGGCTGACCACCGCTAGCGACAATATTTCTTGCGGCTTCCGCTACTGCGATTTGCCCGCCAATTTCCGGATTCAAATACAGATAACGTGCATTACAATCTGTCGTCATCGCTAAAGCTTTTTTTGTCCCCCGGATCCGCAAAACAGCAGCATCACTCCCTGAGGCAACCACTGTATTTGTCCGCACTTGGGAATCATACGTCTCATAAATCATTTTTTTAGAAGCGATCGTCGGACACTGAAGCAATTGTAATAAGGTTTTTGTGCCATCAACTATTTCAGGTTGAAAATCTGCTAGTGCTTCAAATTTTTTCATTCTGGCTGGCTCTTGACGTTCTTTAGTATAGACCGGTGCATCTTCTGCTAGAGCATCAACTGGTAAATTAGCTACTTCTATACCGTGATGATTCAAACGATACAATCCATCATCCGTAACTTTCCCAATCGTCACAGCATCTAATTCATATCTTTGAAACAATGCGACCACTTCTGCTTCATGTCCTTTTTTCACACAAATCAGCATCCGTTCCTGAGATTCCGAGAGCATCATTTCATAAGGTGTCATTCCACTTTCCCGCTGAGGAACATCATCCAAATCTAAAATCAAACCAGAACCTGCTTTTGAGGCCATTTCTGCACTTGAAGAGACCAATCCTGCGGCACCCATATCCTGAATTCCAACTAAAATATCTGAATGCTCTAAGATCAATTCCAAACACGCTTCCAGCAATAATTTTTCCATAAATGGATCGCCCACCTGCACGGCCGATCGTTGCTGCTCCTCACCTTCAACAAATTCCTCAGAAGCAAATGTTGCACCATGAATCCCGTCGCGTCCTGTTTTCGCACCGACATACATGATGGCGTTACCGACTCCTTTAGCTTGACCTTTTTGAATATCTTTATGATCGATCAGTCCAACACACATTGCATTTACTAGTGGATTCCCTTCATAACACGGATCAAACGCTACTTCACCGCCAACCGTTGGAATCCCAATACAGTTTCCATAGCCACTGATACCGGCTACCACTTCTTCTAAAAGATATTTTGTCCGTTCATTGTCCAGCTCCCCAAAGCGTAATGAATCTAAAATCGCGATTGGTCTTGCCCCCATACTAAAAATATCGCGAATGATTCCACCAACCCCTGTAGCAGCTCCTTCATATGGTTCAACTGCCGAGGGATGATTATGACTTTCCGCTTTGAAAACAACGGCCTGTCCATCTCCAATATCAACGATTCCTGCGCCTTCACCTGGTCCTTGCAAAACGTTTGGCCCTGTCACTGGAAATTTTCTTAAGACTGGCTTTGAATTCTTATAAGAACAATGTTCACTCCACATCACGGAAAATAATCCTGTCTCAGTATAATTAGGCATGCGTCCTAAAATAGTTTCTTCGATCAGCTGATATTCTTCGTCAGTCAAGCCCCATTCGGCATAAATTCGTTGATTTTTGATTTCCTGAGGTGTTGGCTCTTTCACTTTCATCATACGTTTTCCCTAACCTCTCTATAATTTTTAACGATCGATTGGAAAAAGCGCAAACCATCGTCTGAACCTAACAAGCTTTCTACAGCACGCTCCGGATGCGGCATCATACCTAAGACATTCCCTTTTTCATTGATGATTCCTGCAATATTCGCCACACTTCCATTAGGATTCTCATCAGCATAAGTAAAGACAATCTGATTATTCGCCTCTAAGTGTGCAAGCGTTGCTTCATCACAATAATAATTGCCTTCTCCATGCGCAATAGGTAACTTAATCATTTCATTTTTTTGATATTCTGAGGTAAAGTCAGTCTGATTATTGACTACTTTTAGTTGAACTGTTTTACACACAAAATGAAGCGATTCGTTCCGCAGTAAAGCTCCTGGCAAAAGGCCTGTTTCCGTTAGTATTTGAAATCCATTACACGTCCCAAAAACCGGTTTCCCTTCGTCAGCAAAGCGGATGACCTCACGGATGATTTTTGAAAAACGAGCAATAGCACCACACCGAAGATAATCGCCATAAGAAAATCCCCCTGGGATCAACACGCCATCAAAGCCAGCTAAACTATCTGCATCATGACGAACATACTCAGCATCGACCTTTAATACATTTTTAACCGCCCATAAAAGATCCATATCACAATTTGATCCTGGAAAAACAATCACTGCAAACTTCATGCTCAAGCTTCCTCCTCGATTTCATACCGATATGTTTCCATATTAACGTTAGCCAGCAATTTATCACAAATTTCCTCAATCATTAATTCAATAGGTCTCTGTGTTTTTCTTACCTTTATTTCGAAATACTTACCAATCCGGATTTCATCGATTTCGCCAAAGCCGAGACGGTGAACCGCTCCTTTAACAGCTTCACCTTGAGGATCTAATACAGAATCTTTGTACGTAACATATACTTTTACATTATACATAATCGCCGCTCCTTTATTTTTAGTGTAATGCTTGTTCTAGGCGTTCGAGAACTTCTTGGTAGACCGGTACAATATCACCCAAATTTCTACGATAAACATCTTTATCTAAATGTTCATTTGTTTGTTTATCCCACAAACGACAAGTATCTGGTGTGATTTCATCAGCTAATAAAATAGTTCCGTCTCCACGTCGACCAAATTCTATTTTAAAATCAATCAAACGAATGCCGATTGTTTCAAATAAATCGATCAAAATCAGATTAATTTGATGCGCTTTCTGTTTTATGAATTCAATTTCTTGATTTGTTGCGATTTCTAAAATTTTAACATGATCGTCATTAATAAACGGATCATCAAGTGGATCATCTTTATAGTAAAATTCTAGAATGGGAAACGCCAACGGCCGTCCTTCTGGTATCTCAAGTCGTTTGGCAAAGCTTCCTGCTGAAACATTTCTAATCACAACTTCCAAAGGAATAATGTCAAGTGCTTCTACTAATTGTTCGTGTTTTGACACTATTTTAATTAAGTGATTCTGAAGGCCTTTTTTCTTTAAATGTTCAAAAATCAACACTGTAATCTCATTATTCAATTCAGCTTTGCCCTTTACAGTATCCTTCCTAATACCATTCAACGCAGTAGCTTGATCCAAATATTCAACTCTCAGTATGTTTGAGTCATCTGTTTTAAACAATCGCTTTGCTTTCCCTTCGTATAATAAGGTATTCTTTCCCACTACTACAAACACTCCTTTTCACGTATATTAAATACAAACCATCGAACATAGTTCGTGTTTCATCTTGTTTACAGTTTAACAAGATTCAATCTCTCAGTCAATTTTTTATTAACTATATCATCTAAAAACAACAATAATGTTCGTGTTTTAAAAATGTATCCAGAAATAGTATCCAATAGATTAAAAAGAGCTTGTAAGCATTTACAACAACAGAGAAAAATGATATGCTAATCAAGAAGAGAACTTTAGAAAATTCACTTTATTTTTAATGTAATTAGTGAAGATTTTTTAGGAGGGAACACAAGAATGACTAGCGATTATGACAGTTTAGCTCAGGAGTTTTTGGCAGGATTAATACCAGAAGAAAGAACAAGATTATACAATGATTTACTTGCTTTAGAAGATGTCCACAAATTAAATCAGCATAGTTCTTACTACACATTCAAAAATTTGAAACGCGCGGTACATCGTCATTCAGAAAGACGTAAACGAACATTTCGCTATATGAATAACTTAAGCAACGAGTTAGTTATCCATCAAATCCATGAGCAGCATTTCTTTAAAAACAACTATTGTATTCATGTCTATTTCAATGCAACCGAATATAGTTATGTTTTTATTGACCAGTTACTCGCTCATTTGAAAGCTCCAGCCACTTCACCATTACGGAGTTTTCAAGAAATTACAGTTTAAATTAATTACACCATTTAAAAATCTTAGTGAGGACTCATAGAGTTTTTATTAAGGTTTTTTTATGTAAAAACGGAGGAATGAAATGAAAAAATTGAAAGTAAAAGTCACAATTGATCGCCCGATTGGTTACCAAGATGCTTTTGGAAATATCTACCCAGTTAACTATGGGTACATTTCAGGCGTTATTGGTGGCGATGGGGAAGAACAAGACGCGTATATATTAAATGGTCCCGTTAATAAAATAGACTTATTTATTGGCATAGTTTCAGCAATCATCCATAGGCGTGATGACAATGAAACAAAATGGATCGTCATTCCAGAAGGTACGTCTATTTCTGAAGAGGAAATCATCACTCAAACTTATTTTATCGAACAATACTTTGATACTTACGTTGAACTTCTTTGAAATTATAATAATAAAAAAGGGTCTGAGATCATAACTCGAGGAGTTATGATCTCAGACCCTAAAAAACGATTATTGTTATAAAACACAACGTGATTCGATGATGCTGTCCAGCTAAGAGCTAAGCACTTCTGCACTAACCTCACCCATTGCTATATTTTATGCAAGTCCCACACGTTCAAAAATAAGATCAACATTTTTCAAATGATAGTTATAATCAAACGCATCATCTAATTCTTCTTTGGATAAAATAGCAGTAATCTTTTCATCCGCCTCTAGCAACGGTCTAAAGGCCGTTTGATGATCCCAAGCATAAGCCGTTTTGGGCTGAACTAAATCGTAAGCAGCTTCTCTAGCCATACCGTGATCGATCAATTTCAATAGCACTCGCTGACTGTAAATCAATCCATATGTGGCATCCATATTTCGTTTCATATTTTCAGGGAAAACCGTTAGATTTTTCACAATATTGGCAAATCGATTCAACATATAATCCAATAATATCGTTGTATCCGGAATAATGATTCGCTCAGCTGAAGAATGAGAGATATCTCGTTCATGCCATAACGTCACATTTTCATAGGCAGTTACCATATGACCACGAATGACACGGGCAAGTCCTGTCATATTTTCAGAACCAATAGGATTGCGCTTATGAGGCATTGCAGAAGAGCCTTTTTGGCCTTTGGCAAAAAATTCCTCTACTTCCCTTGTTTCTGATTTTTGCAAACCACGAATCTCTGTAGCAAATTTTTCGATACTCGTCGCTACTAAAGCCATTGCAGATAAATATTCCGCATGTAAATCCCGTGGTAAAACTTGGGTAGAAATTTCCTGTGCACGGATACCTAAATGCTCGCATACATATTCTTCCACAAAAGGAGAAATATTTGCAAACGTCCCCACTGCACCACTGATTTTTCCAGCTTCCACACCCTTTGCGGCATGTTCAAAGCGTTCAATATTTCGTTTCATCTCAGAATACCATAAGGCTAATTTCAAGCCAAAAGTGGTTGGTTCTGCATGTACACCATGAGTACGTCCCATCATCACTGTGTATT
The Enterococcus silesiacus DNA segment above includes these coding regions:
- the purH gene encoding bifunctional phosphoribosylaminoimidazolecarboxamide formyltransferase/inosine monophosphate cyclohydrolase (involved in de novo purine biosynthesis), producing the protein MIKKRALISVSDKTGVTDFAKGLADQGIEIISTGGTKAALEQAGIPTISIEEVTDFPEMMDGRVKTLHPKIHGGLLGRRDLSAHVEAMETYGIQPIDFVCVNLYPFKETILKADVTQDQAIENIDIGGPSMLRSAAKNHQFVTVVVDPNDYDLVLSELSNAGETTLESRQKLAAKVFRHTAAYDALIAGYLTDAVDEKEPESLTLTYDLKQVLRYGENSHQRAAFYQDALPVSFSIASAKQLHGKELSYNNIKDADAAIRISREFDQPAVVAVKHMNPCGIGIGETINEAYQYAYAADPVSIFGGIIVLNREVDGQTAKKMHELFLEIIIAPSFSKEAFELLSSKKNLRLMTLDFTQKEQAVEDEKVSVLGGLLIQHQDLVKEHTQDWQVVTKRQPTSEELAALEFAWKTVKHVKSNAIVVANAHQTLGIGAGQMNRVGSVQIAIEQAGKVLDGTVLASDAFFPMGDSVEYAGKHGIKAIVQPGGSIKDQESIDMADQYGIAMVFTKIRHFRH
- a CDS encoding amidophosphoribosyltransferase (Catalyzes first step of the de novo purine nucleotide biosynthetic pathway), whose product is MSYEVKSLNEECGIFGIWGHQDAARVTYFGLHSLQHRGQEGAGIVSNHNGKLNGYRGLGLLSEVFKDDRSLRSLSGSSAIGHVRYATAGNGSVDNIQPFLFKFYDGACGLAHNGNLTNAKSLRNELEQDGAIFHSNSDTEILMHLIRRSKQPTFIECLKESLRTVKGGFAYLLMTETAMIAALDPNAFRPLSIGQMKNGAYVIASETCALEVIGATFVRDVGPGEVIIIDDSGYKVETYTDDTQYAICSMEYIYFARPDSNIAGVNVHTARKNMGKRLAQEAPIEADMVVGVPNSSLSAASGYAEASGIPYEMGLVKNQYIARTFIQPTQELREQGVRMKLSAVRGVVEGKRVIMVDDSLVRGTTSRRIVELLKEAGAKEVHVRIASPPLRFPCFYGIDIQTRKELIAANHSVSEIEQLITADSLCFLSEQGLIDAIGLTYDAPYSGLCMAYFNGDYPTPLYDYEEKYRASLKEKSSFA
- a CDS encoding phosphoribosylamine--glycine ligase (catalyzes the formation of N(1)-(5-phospho-D-ribosyl)glycinamide from 5-phospho-D-ribosylamine and glycine in purine biosynthesis), producing MGLTILVIGSGGREHAIAQKLIQSPKVTTVFCAKGNAGMKKEGIQLVDIVEDDHPELIKFAKENAIDWTFVGPEQPLLNGIIDDFTAAGLLAFGPLKAAALIEGSKDFAKELMNNYEIPTADHRTFTNYEEAKAYVLEKGTPIVIKADGLAAGKGVIVAQDVESALAALKDMLEHNKFGASGAKVVIEEFLSGEEFSLLAFVREQEVYPMVIAQDHKQAYEGDRGPNTGGMGAYAPVPQIPDEMVNDAIETIVKPTVRGLAAEGRSFTGILYTGLIATEQGPKVIEFNARFGDPETQVVLQRLESDFAEIVDDLLNGRQPKVEWKKEGYSLGVVVAAAGYPDAYEKGHQIPNFSDLNTAHIYYAGVKGHEDQLVSTGGRIYLVEASGKTLREAQKAVYRLLDKADTAGTFYRKDIGFKGIID
- a CDS encoding phosphoribosylformylglycinamidine synthase is translated as MMKVKEPTPQEIKNQRIYAEWGLTDEEYQLIEETILGRMPNYTETGLFSVMWSEHCSYKNSKPVLRKFPVTGPNVLQGPGEGAGIVDIGDGQAVVFKAESHNHPSAVEPYEGAATGVGGIIRDIFSMGARPIAILDSLRFGELDNERTKYLLEEVVAGISGYGNCIGIPTVGGEVAFDPCYEGNPLVNAMCVGLIDHKDIQKGQAKGVGNAIMYVGAKTGRDGIHGATFASEEFVEGEEQQRSAVQVGDPFMEKLLLEACLELILEHSDILVGIQDMGAAGLVSSSAEMASKAGSGLILDLDDVPQRESGMTPYEMMLSESQERMLICVKKGHEAEVVALFQRYELDAVTIGKVTDDGLYRLNHHGIEVANLPVDALAEDAPVYTKERQEPARMKKFEALADFQPEIVDGTKTLLQLLQCPTIASKKMIYETYDSQVRTNTVVASGSDAAVLRIRGTKKALAMTTDCNARYLYLNPEIGGQIAVAEAARNIVASGGQPLAITDCLNYGSPDKPEVFWELWTSADGIAKACEVLETPVISGNVSLYNETNGQAIYPTPVIGMVGLIDDLADITTQDFKNSGDLIYVLGETKADFNGSELQKMTLGLIEGKLMDFDLAIEKDIQQLMLAAIRASLIESAHDCSDGGLGVALAESVFKNGLGIDAVLDMPVVLLFSETQSRFVVSIKPENQEKFEEMVDGRAQFIGKVTDDGTISIQMNNQKIEVLTQTAKALWEEAIPCLMK
- a CDS encoding phosphoribosylaminoimidazole synthetase; the encoded protein is MANAYARAGVDVEAGYEVVDRIKKHVKKTERLGVMGTLGGFGGCFDLSTVEVKEPVLISGTDGVGTKLMVAFQENKHDTIGIDCVAMCVNDIVAQGAEPLYFLDYIATGKNQPDRLEQVVAGIAEGCIQAGAALIGGETAEMPGMYNENEYDLAGFAVGIAEKSQLITGNAIQKGDVLIGLSSSGIHSNGYSLVRKIFFETHQLTGESVLPELNEKNLGTELLTPTKIYVKTILPLVKQELVNGIAHITGGGFVENIPRMLPQDLSAEIYLGTWPSLPIFTALEKYGQIPKMEMYEIFNMGIGMVLSISPDKVADVQTILSELNEPSYVIGRVTTKEKQAIVFKEV
- a CDS encoding phosphoribosylglycinamide formyltransferase, producing MKLAVFASGNGSNFQAIAEAVAAGIIDAEITLLFCDKKDAYVVQRAKSMLIPVISFSPNDFASKAMYEAEILHLLEEEQIDLVILAGYMRIIGPTLLEVFSNRMINIHPSLLPNFPGLHGIRDAFSANVSETGVTIHYVDDGVDTGPIIAQEKVEIKETDSLDSLEKKIHKVEHKLYPNVLAKLIKNQQGESHS
- a CDS encoding phosphoribosylformylglycinamidine synthase (With PurL and PurS catalyzes the conversion of formylglycinamide ribonucleotide, ATP, and glutamine to formylglycinamidine ribonucleotide, ADP, and glutamate in the fourth step of the purine biosynthetic pathway); translated protein: MKFAVIVFPGSNCDMDLLWAVKNVLKVDAEYVRHDADSLAGFDGVLIPGGFSYGDYLRCGAIARFSKIIREVIRFADEGKPVFGTCNGFQILTETGLLPGALLRNESLHFVCKTVQLKVVNNQTDFTSEYQKNEMIKLPIAHGEGNYYCDEATLAHLEANNQIVFTYADENPNGSVANIAGIINEKGNVLGMMPHPERAVESLLGSDDGLRFFQSIVKNYREVRENV